The genome window CGATTTTTTTACTCTTGGCGTTCTGTTTTAATCGTTACTTCCCTCCTCACTTCTAGCTGTGCCTACCTTATTAATGGAGGTTTTGCGGGAGAAAATCAAGTGAATATAGAAACCATATCAACATTAGAGCAGGATAATGATGTTGAGGTTAAGGTAAAGGGTACTGTTAAAAATGTTATTCCCTTAGTCAATGGATATGCTTATGAAATAGAAGATAATACAGGCTCTATCTGGGTAATGACAACGGGAGAAAAACCAGAAATAGGTCAAAAGATTACCTCCCAAGCCATGGTTAAACGAGAGGAAATTATCATCGGGGAAGAGGATATGAGTAGTTTTTATCTCAAAGAAATAGTTGAAGAGGAAACCAATCTTTCTGAAAATGACATGGAAGAGGAAATTAACGCTGATGATACGATGGAATCTGAGAAAGATAATCAAACCCCAGAAACGGATAGCGAGGGATGAGGGATAAAAAATGTTTTTGATGGATTGGAAACATTAATTTATTGGACGTGACTGATTTTAAATATGATTTATCGTTTTGGTAGAGAATCGGGAATGGTAATAATATTTTCATGTCCTAATTTTGAGCATCATCTCTACCCCTCATCACCCGAACCCCTAATACCTAACTAACTGTTTCTAACTTACCGATGGTTTTATGTTCGTCGGTAAAGGTTTTTTGGGCTAACCTTTGTATATCCTCGGCACTAACAGCATTAATAGCTTCTAGGCGAGTAAAGACATTACGCCAATCCCCTGTTTTTGCTTGATATTGCGCCAAAAGATTTGCCATGCCCGAATTAGAATTTACCGAGCGTAATAAACTGGCGGTGGCTTGGGTTTTTACCCTTTCTAACTCATCCGTTGATACTAACTCCGTTTTTAGCTTTTCTATCTCCTTATCTAATTCTATGGCTAATTCATCGAGCGATCGCCCCGGGGCAGAAACTCCATAAAACAACATCAAATTTTCATACTTATTACCAGGAAAACCACTAAATCCAGATACACTGAGGGCAACCTTTTCCTCCTCTACCAAAGACTTGTATAAACGAGAAGTGCGGCCATCACTTAAAATCGAGCCCATAATCTCATAAACCACATAATCAGGATTGTTTAAACTAGGAATGTGATAACCCTCGAAATATAAAGGCTGAGAAGGATATTCCACCACCAGATTTCTGGTTTCTCGTTGCTCAGGTTCGTTTATAGTAAGGGAAGAAGGTTTAACACTATCGGGAAAACGTCCAAAATATTCCTGCGCCATACTTCTAGCTTCATCAGGGTTAACATCACCTACCATGGCAATGGTAATATTACTGCCCCCGTAATGAGTATCAAAAAAGTCTTGTACATTCGCCGTAGTCAAATTACGAATATCTTCCTCAAAACCAATAACAGGACGACGATAGGGATGGGAAACAAAGGCAGTTAACAAAAATTCTTCCACCATTTTACCGATGGCAGAGTTATCCGTGCGTAGTCTTCTTTCCTCTAAAATTACGTCTTTTTCCTCATAATATTCCCTAAATACAGGATCTAAAAATCGATTGGATTCCAGATACATCCACAACTCTAGTTTATTGGAAGGAAAATTATAAAAATAAGCCGTATAGTCGGCGGAAGTAGCAGCATTTAAGCCAACGCCCCCCTCAATTTCTACAATTTGCCCAAATTCATTTTGATTTACATACTCACTAGCTTTTTGATTTACTTCTCTAAATTGAGTTTCTAATTGAGCTAATTTTTCTTGATCATTTTCTGCCCTTGCCTGTTGAATTTGGTCAAAAAGACTGTCTAATTTTTCTAAAAGAGGCTTTTCTTTTTCATAGTTAATAGTGCCTATTTCTGATGTTCCTTTAAAGGCTAAATGTTCTAAATAATGGGCTACTCCTGTTTGCCCTTCTGGTTCATCCACTGCCCCTACATCTACATAAGTAACAAAGGAAACAATGGGAGCTTGATGGTTTTCAAGGATAATAAATTTTAAACCATTGTTAAGGGTAAATTCAGTGACATTATTTTTTACCTGTTCTAAATAAGGAGTAATTGACCGATTTTCGATACCTTGTGCAAAGGCAGAGTTAAGATTAACATTCCAAATTAATAAAGTTATTAATAATAGATTAAATATTTTTTTTAGGGCTGAGGTATATGATTGGAAGTATGGGACAAGAGGCTTAATTCCCTTGTTGTTATAGATTATATTTTTCATGATTTATTTACTATTTAGATAGATTATTTTAACTATGGGGGCAAGGGGCTTAAGCCCCTTGTTATAAATTCTATTTACTACGTTTTATTTTTTCTAAGACTTTATTTAATAAAAGTTCTAACTCTGGTAATTTTAACAGTTTGCCAATCAGTAGGAAAAGTGCGATCGCCCCTACACTAGCCACAGAGAGATTGATAAATTGTAAAATAAAACTTTCGTCACCCCAAAAAGAAGTTAAACCCTGATGGATACCCCAACAAGCAAAGCCAGAAATAACACTAGCAACTACCAAGATGACAAACACCCCAGCCCATTCGAGTAAAGGCAAACCATTGAGACGACGATGTAAAAGAGCAAGGAAAATGAGTAAGGAAATCACATTAACCCCAATGGTGGCAAATACCAAACCCTGCACCTCAAAACTCCTCACCAAGACGTAATCGAGAAAAGCATTGAGAAAAATATTAAAAATACTAATCTGAAAAGGAGTGTTTCCATCCCCCAAGGCATAAAACACCCGCACTAAAACATCCCTCGCCAAATAGAAAAACATCCCCAAACCGTAGGCAAGTAATACAGGGGCAACAATGGAGGAAGCGTCAGCACGGAATACTCCCCTTTCGTAGATAATTCTGACAATGGGCTGTGATAATGCCACAAAAATGGCACTAAAAGGGAACATGGTTAAACCTGTTAATACAAGACTTTGACGAATTTTTAGTTTTAATTCTCCCCAATTTTCAGGCTCTGTGAGACGGGAGAACACAGGTAAAAAAGGTACGAGAATCACGTTAGAAATGATGCCCACAGGGGTTAAAACCACAAAATTGGCGTAACGCATCGCAGCCGCCGCATTGGGCAAATAGGACGCAAAAAACAGGTCTGTATAGACATTGATATGTAACATTCCCGATGAGAGGGTAGCAGGTACCATTACCTTCATCACATCCTTTACCCCTTCCCTACCAAACTCGAACCGTAAACGAAAACGACTCAAGCCCGATTTCGACAGGGCTATTTGTTGGGCTAACCATTGCCATATACCCCCTAACAGGGTTGTTGATGCTAAGACGATGCCCCCTAGTCTCAAATATTCAGGGTCGTTTATTTCTCCCCCCAAAAACCAGAGTAAACCCCCCACCCCGATGATGGTGGTTAAGCTAGAGAAAAGGGGACTTAAACTCGGTAACCAGTACTGATCTGAGGCGTTGAGGCTACCAAAGCCGATGCCCACCAAACCAGCAAAAATGGCCAGGGGTGCCATGATTTGAAATTGGGTAATGGCGATCGCCCTTACTTCTGAATCTAAACCAGGGGCGATTAAATCAATAAAACGACTGGCATAAACAATCAAAATAATAGTGACAATAAATAAAATACCCGTCACCAAAGTAGTAACTGTTTCAATGAGGGGCGCTGCTTCTTTTTGATCTCGTTTTGCCAAGACGCTTACCAAAGCGCTGTGGAATGGCCCATTTATCCCCCCCAAAAGGATTAATAAAAACCCGGGTATCACATAGGAATAAGCGTAAGCATTCGCCACAGTTCCCACCCCAAAAGCCGCTGCCACTACCTGCTCCCTTACCAGCCCCACCACTTTACTGATAAAAGTTGCAACGC of Cyanobacterium sp. HL-69 contains these proteins:
- a CDS encoding zinc protease; the protein is MKNIIYNNKGIKPLVPYFQSYTSALKKIFNLLLITLLIWNVNLNSAFAQGIENRSITPYLEQVKNNVTEFTLNNGLKFIILENHQAPIVSFVTYVDVGAVDEPEGQTGVAHYLEHLAFKGTSEIGTINYEKEKPLLEKLDSLFDQIQQARAENDQEKLAQLETQFREVNQKASEYVNQNEFGQIVEIEGGVGLNAATSADYTAYFYNFPSNKLELWMYLESNRFLDPVFREYYEEKDVILEERRLRTDNSAIGKMVEEFLLTAFVSHPYRRPVIGFEEDIRNLTTANVQDFFDTHYGGSNITIAMVGDVNPDEARSMAQEYFGRFPDSVKPSSLTINEPEQRETRNLVVEYPSQPLYFEGYHIPSLNNPDYVVYEIMGSILSDGRTSRLYKSLVEEEKVALSVSGFSGFPGNKYENLMLFYGVSAPGRSLDELAIELDKEIEKLKTELVSTDELERVKTQATASLLRSVNSNSGMANLLAQYQAKTGDWRNVFTRLEAINAVSAEDIQRLAQKTFTDEHKTIGKLETVS
- the murJ gene encoding peptidoglycan lipid II flippase MurJ, with the protein product MNKGKTRSIGNIAGIVGVATFISKVVGLVREQVVAAAFGVGTVANAYAYSYVIPGFLLILLGGINGPFHSALVSVLAKRDQKEAAPLIETVTTLVTGILFIVTIILIVYASRFIDLIAPGLDSEVRAIAITQFQIMAPLAIFAGLVGIGFGSLNASDQYWLPSLSPLFSSLTTIIGVGGLLWFLGGEINDPEYLRLGGIVLASTTLLGGIWQWLAQQIALSKSGLSRFRLRFEFGREGVKDVMKVMVPATLSSGMLHINVYTDLFFASYLPNAAAAMRYANFVVLTPVGIISNVILVPFLPVFSRLTEPENWGELKLKIRQSLVLTGLTMFPFSAIFVALSQPIVRIIYERGVFRADASSIVAPVLLAYGLGMFFYLARDVLVRVFYALGDGNTPFQISIFNIFLNAFLDYVLVRSFEVQGLVFATIGVNVISLLIFLALLHRRLNGLPLLEWAGVFVILVVASVISGFACWGIHQGLTSFWGDESFILQFINLSVASVGAIALFLLIGKLLKLPELELLLNKVLEKIKRSK